Proteins encoded within one genomic window of Eleutherodactylus coqui strain aEleCoq1 chromosome 1, aEleCoq1.hap1, whole genome shotgun sequence:
- the MAP7 gene encoding ensconsin isoform X4: MAEKQQMQQEPKACLQPPRETQRMEPQLADNVMALSQAEGVEVILMSAPDGPHGKVQEKKMSLSRARKDNALSKSEPHLTLKVDERQRLARERRVEREKLMAARESLWLEKEVRARQHYVKHLEQRKKKLEEQRVKEEKRRAAVDEKRRQRLEEEKERHEAVVKRTMERSQKPKQKINRWSWGGTLQSNTSVSSSDPERRSVSTMNLSKHIDPVINKRLSTSSATLLNTPDRGRRPLLSPWESTVVSRLLTPTHSYLARSKSTAALSGDAASCSPISSQFSKTPYNKSSEKAKHFFTTPEEIARRRTIHLGGTSSVEKKEKRDPDRENVLTPISIIKRAISPSAPKPKSPAATSRGPSHKSSSLRSIPATVNSLIKMATTPQRPLSPGNVRPVKKDSKEDSKKKKDNMPPNPTERQSIEEKGPPAAPPEGPEGNPSTPSPVITETMQEPISLAPAPVQTSPAVTSKPFAGTTDPGEATRILAEKRKLAREQREREEEEKREREEEERRKNEEMAQRQTLERARREEEAKQQEAERIEQEEKERQEKEMLQKQQAEEKEQREREEAERLQKQKEEDDRLRVEREKHFQKEEQERSERKKRLEEIMKRTRRNETGDKQPNVQKNGEVPKLVENTTITPNPLNVEQTSFLQSNSDAPQNGESVESVAPSARIVSFSQALPEDSTEKQPNENGLRTSNNNFEEIINLPVGSKPMKRDSLNNEGNRIEDLPPLNPLIAFEVDNVQTPQTAEVI, encoded by the exons AACCACATCTTACCCTGAAAGTTGATGAAAGACAAAGACTAGCCCGAGAGCGTCGAGTGGAGCGGGAAAAACTTATGG CTGCAAGAGAATCGCTGTGGTTAGAGAAAGAAGTGCGGGCACGGCAGCATTATGTGAAACATTTGGAACAACGCAAGAAGAAACTAGAAGAACAGAGGGTCAAAGAGGAAAAAAGGCGTGCAGCAGTGGATGAGAAGCGAAGGCAGAGACTGGAAGAGGAAAAA GAGCGACATGAGGCAGTAGTAAAGCGTACAATGGAAAGAAGTCAGAAACCAAAGCAAAAAATTAACAGATGGTCTTGGGGTGGCACTCTACAGAGCAACACTAGCGTCAGCAGTTCAG ATCCTGAAAGGAGGTCAGTTTCAACAATGAACCTTTCGAAACATATTGATCCAGTTATTAACAAGCGACTTTCCACATCATCTGCAACATTACTTAATACTCCAGACAGAG GGCGACGACCGCTACTTAGTCCATGGGAGTCCACTGTAGTGTCGCGACTACTAACGCCTACACACTCTTACTTGGCTAGAAGTAAAAGCACAGCTGCTCTATCAGGAGATGCAG CATCTTGCAGCCCCATAAGTTCCCAGTTTTCCAAGACTCCATACAACAAAAGTTCAGAGAAGGCAAAACATTTTTTCACCACACCAGAGGAAATAGCAAGGCGGAGGACCATACACTTGGGAGGAACCAGCAGT gtagagaaaaaggaaaaacgtGACCCAGACAGGGAGAATGTATTAACACCTATATCCATTATAAAGAGAGCAATCTCTCCCAGTGCACCCAAACCAAAATCACCAGCAGCTACATCCAGAGG ACCTTCACATAAATCCTCCTCACTTAGATCAATACCAGCTACTGTTAATAGTTTAATCAAGATGGCCACTACCCCTCAACGACCACTATCACCAGGAAATGTCCGACCAGTAAAAAAAGACAGCAAGGAAGACTCcaagaagaaaaaagacaacATGCCACCTAATCCCACTGAAAGACAGAGTATAGAGGAAAAGGGGCCACCAGCAGCACCTCCAGAAGGCCCCGAAGGAAACCCTTCTACTCCAAGCCCTGTCATTACTGAAACTATGCAAG AGCCTATATCATTGGCCCCAGCACCTGTTCAAACATCACCTGCTGTGACAAGCAAACCATTTGCTGGAACCACTGATCCTGGGGAAGCAACCAGAATTCTTGCTGAAAAGAGGAAGCTCGCTCGAGAACAAAGAGAGCgggaagaggaagagaagagagaaagagaagaggaagaaag GAGGAAAAATGAGGAGATGGCTCAAAGGCAAACCCTGGAAAGAGCTCGTCGAGAGGAGGAGGCAAAGCAGCAAGAGGCAGAAAGAAttgagcaggaggaaaaggagcgtCAGGAGAAGGAAATGTTGCAGAAACAGCAAGCCGAAGAAAAAGAGCAGAGGGAGCGTGAGGAAGCAGAACGTCTTCAGAAGCAA AAAGAAGAAGATGACCGTTTAAGGGTAGAACGAGAGAAACATTTCCAAAAAGAGGAGCAAGAGCGTTCAGAAAGAAAGAAG AGACTGGAAGAAATCATGAAGAGAACAAGACGCAATGAAACTGGGGATAAG CAGCCCAATGTTCAGAAGAATGGAGAGGTTCCTAAATTGGTGGAAAATACAA CCATTACACCCAACCCCTTAAATGTGGAGCAGACATCATTTCTCCAGAGCAATTCAGATGCTCCTCAAAATGGAGAATCCGTGGAATCCGTGGCCCCATCAGCAAGGATAGTTTCTTTTTCTCAAGCTTTACCTGAAGACAG TACAGAGAAACAACCAAATGAAAATGGTTTACGTACATCAAACAATAATTTTGAAGAGATCATAAATTTACCAGTTGGATCTAAACCAATGAAACGTGATTCTCTAAATAATGAAGGAAACCGAATTGAGGACCTTCCACCTCTGAATCCACTTATTGCTTTTGAAGTCGATAATGTGCAAACACCACAAACTGCAG aggTCATCTGA
- the MAP7 gene encoding ensconsin isoform X5 gives MAEKQQMQQEPKACLQPPRETQRMEPQLAAPDGPHGKVQEKKMSLSRARKDNALSKSEPHLTLKVDERQRLARERRVEREKLMAARESLWLEKEVRARQHYVKHLEQRKKKLEEQRVKEEKRRAAVDEKRRQRLEEEKERHEAVVKRTMERSQKPKQKINRWSWGGTLQSNTSVSSSDPERRSVSTMNLSKHIDPVINKRLSTSSATLLNTPDRGRRPLLSPWESTVVSRLLTPTHSYLARSKSTAALSGDAASCSPISSQFSKTPYNKSSEKAKHFFTTPEEIARRRTIHLGGTSSVEKKEKRDPDRENVLTPISIIKRAISPSAPKPKSPAATSRGPSHKSSSLRSIPATVNSLIKMATTPQRPLSPGNVRPVKKDSKEDSKKKKDNMPPNPTERQSIEEKGPPAAPPEGPEGNPSTPSPVITETMQEPISLAPAPVQTSPAVTSKPFAGTTDPGEATRILAEKRKLAREQREREEEEKREREEEERRKNEEMAQRQTLERARREEEAKQQEAERIEQEEKERQEKEMLQKQQAEEKEQREREEAERLQKQKEEDDRLRVEREKHFQKEEQERSERKKRLEEIMKRTRRNETGDKQPNVQKNGEVPKLVENTTITPNPLNVEQTSFLQSNSDAPQNGESVESVAPSARIVSFSQALPEDSTEKQPNENGLRTSNNNFEEIINLPVGSKPMKRDSLNNEGNRIEDLPPLNPLIAFEVDNVQTPQTAEVI, from the exons AACCACATCTTACCCTGAAAGTTGATGAAAGACAAAGACTAGCCCGAGAGCGTCGAGTGGAGCGGGAAAAACTTATGG CTGCAAGAGAATCGCTGTGGTTAGAGAAAGAAGTGCGGGCACGGCAGCATTATGTGAAACATTTGGAACAACGCAAGAAGAAACTAGAAGAACAGAGGGTCAAAGAGGAAAAAAGGCGTGCAGCAGTGGATGAGAAGCGAAGGCAGAGACTGGAAGAGGAAAAA GAGCGACATGAGGCAGTAGTAAAGCGTACAATGGAAAGAAGTCAGAAACCAAAGCAAAAAATTAACAGATGGTCTTGGGGTGGCACTCTACAGAGCAACACTAGCGTCAGCAGTTCAG ATCCTGAAAGGAGGTCAGTTTCAACAATGAACCTTTCGAAACATATTGATCCAGTTATTAACAAGCGACTTTCCACATCATCTGCAACATTACTTAATACTCCAGACAGAG GGCGACGACCGCTACTTAGTCCATGGGAGTCCACTGTAGTGTCGCGACTACTAACGCCTACACACTCTTACTTGGCTAGAAGTAAAAGCACAGCTGCTCTATCAGGAGATGCAG CATCTTGCAGCCCCATAAGTTCCCAGTTTTCCAAGACTCCATACAACAAAAGTTCAGAGAAGGCAAAACATTTTTTCACCACACCAGAGGAAATAGCAAGGCGGAGGACCATACACTTGGGAGGAACCAGCAGT gtagagaaaaaggaaaaacgtGACCCAGACAGGGAGAATGTATTAACACCTATATCCATTATAAAGAGAGCAATCTCTCCCAGTGCACCCAAACCAAAATCACCAGCAGCTACATCCAGAGG ACCTTCACATAAATCCTCCTCACTTAGATCAATACCAGCTACTGTTAATAGTTTAATCAAGATGGCCACTACCCCTCAACGACCACTATCACCAGGAAATGTCCGACCAGTAAAAAAAGACAGCAAGGAAGACTCcaagaagaaaaaagacaacATGCCACCTAATCCCACTGAAAGACAGAGTATAGAGGAAAAGGGGCCACCAGCAGCACCTCCAGAAGGCCCCGAAGGAAACCCTTCTACTCCAAGCCCTGTCATTACTGAAACTATGCAAG AGCCTATATCATTGGCCCCAGCACCTGTTCAAACATCACCTGCTGTGACAAGCAAACCATTTGCTGGAACCACTGATCCTGGGGAAGCAACCAGAATTCTTGCTGAAAAGAGGAAGCTCGCTCGAGAACAAAGAGAGCgggaagaggaagagaagagagaaagagaagaggaagaaag GAGGAAAAATGAGGAGATGGCTCAAAGGCAAACCCTGGAAAGAGCTCGTCGAGAGGAGGAGGCAAAGCAGCAAGAGGCAGAAAGAAttgagcaggaggaaaaggagcgtCAGGAGAAGGAAATGTTGCAGAAACAGCAAGCCGAAGAAAAAGAGCAGAGGGAGCGTGAGGAAGCAGAACGTCTTCAGAAGCAA AAAGAAGAAGATGACCGTTTAAGGGTAGAACGAGAGAAACATTTCCAAAAAGAGGAGCAAGAGCGTTCAGAAAGAAAGAAG AGACTGGAAGAAATCATGAAGAGAACAAGACGCAATGAAACTGGGGATAAG CAGCCCAATGTTCAGAAGAATGGAGAGGTTCCTAAATTGGTGGAAAATACAA CCATTACACCCAACCCCTTAAATGTGGAGCAGACATCATTTCTCCAGAGCAATTCAGATGCTCCTCAAAATGGAGAATCCGTGGAATCCGTGGCCCCATCAGCAAGGATAGTTTCTTTTTCTCAAGCTTTACCTGAAGACAG TACAGAGAAACAACCAAATGAAAATGGTTTACGTACATCAAACAATAATTTTGAAGAGATCATAAATTTACCAGTTGGATCTAAACCAATGAAACGTGATTCTCTAAATAATGAAGGAAACCGAATTGAGGACCTTCCACCTCTGAATCCACTTATTGCTTTTGAAGTCGATAATGTGCAAACACCACAAACTGCAG aggTCATCTGA